The Metabacillus litoralis genome contains a region encoding:
- a CDS encoding DUF2642 domain-containing protein produces the protein MSVNHSHDKVPYIQNPIDQPGYVHHQPASHSPIYPITGIPQPTNYSTNLDPVFVQHISRHQGQKVALVTTAGRVEGEVAGVAVDHVQINLDDRSLHIRLSQVIWFEGPLASYRER, from the coding sequence ATGTCCGTAAATCATTCACACGATAAAGTCCCATATATTCAAAACCCTATTGATCAACCTGGCTATGTTCATCATCAACCAGCATCCCATTCGCCGATTTATCCGATAACAGGTATACCTCAACCAACTAATTATTCCACGAACTTAGATCCAGTTTTTGTTCAGCACATTAGTAGACATCAAGGTCAAAAAGTTGCATTAGTAACTACAGCTGGACGAGTTGAAGGTGAAGTAGCCGGTGTGGCAGTTGATCATGTTCAAATTAATTTAGATGATCGCTCATTACATATACGCCTTTCACAGGTGATTTGGTTTGAAGGGCCTTTAGCTTCTTATAGAGAGAGATGA
- a CDS encoding bifunctional diguanylate cyclase/phosphodiesterase, translating into MFYLPNSDNVYLLEGEYSSLIVLLSIVIACLAAYTALSMNERIQQTSFFNRNVWLTLASIAMGLGIWSMHFIGMSALKLPVSMEYDLVTTIISIFPAGFASYLAFYIANKKKIKSQWSYIISGIIMGLGISSMHYVGMSAMKMEAQYIYRPWVFTASIVVAIVVSYVALYIFSTMQRLIKNQIVKILTSIIMGLAVASMHYTGMAAVIFYTDVPIHSSHMHQMDFTLLIVCITAGIVITLAFSGLSSLLDRYVEYRLNYFDALTILPNRRQFEKKLNTSISNGSLAIIHLHGLEKWNSGYGYSFGDRIIRDVSETIIGLKPEMAELYRIEGNRFAILTLTQSYKDFAASIEKLTSALMNPVVIENQQLVVEVVCSLSTCSDEKEAKQLFANAMAVLQHSSIEYKHQVIEYDPSIHKYSFEKGIIQDIEKAMEQDELYIVYQPKVESDKERLGAEALLRWNHPVHGFISPGLFIPLLEENGKIIDVTDWIIEKVCEQMSHWISEGHPIKEVSINIPGQYITSQRLMDVLKESVAKYGIDSHQLELEITETSVINNIENAIISIGEFRKFGFNIALDDFGTGLSSLSYLKRLPITTVKIDKSFVDGVPESEKDSAIIKAIIVLCHSLNMKVVIEGVETEEQITFLTCMPEKPGIQGYYYSPPLKKDDLVKWMQEFYQRKKAVN; encoded by the coding sequence ATGTTCTATTTACCTAACTCAGACAACGTGTATTTACTTGAAGGGGAATATTCATCATTAATTGTTCTTTTATCTATTGTCATTGCATGTCTAGCAGCTTATACTGCACTTTCGATGAATGAGAGAATTCAACAAACTAGTTTTTTTAACCGAAATGTGTGGCTTACTTTGGCATCTATTGCTATGGGGTTAGGTATTTGGTCTATGCATTTTATAGGAATGAGTGCACTAAAACTTCCTGTTTCAATGGAATATGACCTTGTCACAACAATTATTTCTATTTTTCCTGCTGGCTTTGCATCATACCTTGCGTTTTACATTGCTAATAAGAAAAAAATAAAGAGTCAATGGTCTTATATCATTTCAGGTATTATTATGGGGCTCGGTATTTCCTCCATGCATTATGTGGGGATGTCTGCAATGAAAATGGAAGCTCAATACATTTACAGACCATGGGTTTTTACTGCGTCAATAGTAGTAGCTATCGTAGTATCTTACGTGGCACTTTATATTTTCTCAACGATGCAAAGATTAATTAAGAATCAGATAGTTAAGATTCTAACGTCTATTATTATGGGATTAGCAGTGGCAAGTATGCATTATACTGGTATGGCGGCAGTAATCTTTTATACAGATGTGCCAATACATTCTTCTCATATGCACCAGATGGATTTTACGCTCCTAATTGTTTGTATAACTGCTGGAATTGTAATCACTCTTGCCTTTTCTGGACTATCAAGTCTATTAGATCGATATGTTGAATATCGACTAAATTACTTTGACGCATTAACCATATTACCAAATAGACGACAATTTGAAAAAAAACTAAATACCTCCATTTCAAACGGGAGTTTAGCTATTATCCATCTTCATGGACTTGAAAAATGGAATAGTGGTTATGGGTATTCCTTTGGAGACCGAATTATCAGAGATGTTAGTGAGACAATTATTGGATTAAAGCCTGAAATGGCGGAGTTATATCGAATTGAAGGGAATCGCTTTGCAATTTTAACCCTAACGCAAAGCTATAAAGATTTTGCGGCAAGTATTGAAAAATTAACTTCTGCTTTAATGAATCCAGTTGTTATTGAAAATCAACAGCTTGTTGTTGAGGTAGTTTGCTCGCTTTCAACATGTTCTGATGAAAAAGAAGCAAAACAATTATTTGCAAATGCAATGGCAGTATTGCAACACTCTTCAATAGAGTATAAACATCAGGTAATTGAATATGATCCTTCCATTCATAAATATTCTTTTGAAAAAGGTATCATCCAAGATATTGAAAAAGCAATGGAACAGGATGAACTTTATATTGTTTATCAACCAAAGGTAGAATCAGATAAGGAAAGATTAGGTGCTGAGGCATTGTTACGTTGGAATCATCCTGTTCATGGATTTATATCTCCTGGATTGTTCATACCATTACTTGAAGAGAATGGGAAAATTATAGATGTAACAGATTGGATTATTGAAAAAGTCTGCGAGCAAATGTCTCATTGGATTTCAGAAGGCCATCCTATTAAGGAAGTTTCAATTAATATTCCAGGACAATATATTACATCTCAACGATTAATGGATGTATTAAAAGAAAGTGTTGCTAAGTATGGAATAGACAGTCACCAACTTGAGTTAGAAATTACAGAAACGAGTGTGATCAATAATATTGAAAATGCGATCATTTCGATAGGAGAATTTCGGAAGTTCGGTTTTAATATTGCCCTTGATGACTTTGGGACAGGTTTATCTTCATTGTCTTATTTAAAAAGACTACCCATTACAACAGTGAAAATTGACAAATCGTTTGTAGATGGAGTACCAGAATCTGAGAAGGATTCTGCGATTATAAAAGCGATTATTGTTTTATGTCATAGTTTAAATATGAAAGTGGTTATTGAAGGTGTTGAAACGGAAGAACAAATTACCTTTTTAACATGTATGCCGGAGAAACCGGGAATTCAAGGATATTATTATTCACCCCCATTAAAAAAAGATGACCTTGTTAAATGGATGCAAGAATTTTATCAGAGAAAGAAAGCTGTGAATTGA
- a CDS encoding STAS domain-containing protein — MGNENININGLQFEWDVQKGTFQFEGQEAVLFWISTAMKSFFDTIEEISGAEASSLVFETSGFRQGLVVGEYFEKMKDLSVEEAAKSITSTYASAGWGQIEVKNLCYETKTLTAYLKNTWEYKINVAQDKQQEGKFLPAHFAGIFSGLFGTNIWYEVVQQQLEGHEYSIINYYPSEISITQNIHQLARKKESEQIQQLEKLVEEKTKELKDLVKQLSSPIIPVLEGIVVVPLIGKYEVDRAEELITNTLNNLPSHKASYLILDLTGLDKDISEHTASLIEKIGSASSLIGSKTILVGINPELSLIISQSGMNFSQFDCFQSLQHGIHFALGQMGRRIL; from the coding sequence GTGGGAAATGAAAACATAAATATAAACGGACTTCAGTTTGAGTGGGATGTACAAAAAGGGACTTTTCAATTTGAAGGTCAGGAAGCCGTTCTTTTTTGGATATCTACAGCTATGAAGTCTTTTTTTGATACAATCGAAGAAATTTCCGGTGCGGAAGCATCTAGCTTAGTTTTTGAAACTTCTGGATTTAGGCAAGGGTTGGTCGTTGGTGAGTACTTTGAAAAAATGAAAGATTTAAGTGTAGAAGAGGCAGCAAAATCCATCACATCTACGTATGCTTCAGCAGGGTGGGGGCAAATAGAGGTCAAAAATCTTTGCTACGAAACCAAGACATTAACTGCTTATCTGAAAAATACGTGGGAATATAAAATTAATGTCGCTCAGGATAAACAGCAGGAAGGTAAGTTTCTTCCTGCACATTTTGCAGGTATCTTTTCTGGGTTGTTCGGAACAAATATTTGGTATGAAGTTGTTCAACAACAGCTTGAAGGCCATGAATACAGTATTATTAACTATTATCCATCAGAAATAAGTATTACACAAAATATTCATCAATTAGCCCGGAAAAAAGAGTCGGAACAAATACAGCAACTAGAAAAACTGGTTGAAGAAAAGACAAAAGAACTAAAAGATCTCGTCAAGCAGCTTTCTTCACCAATTATTCCTGTACTTGAAGGAATTGTGGTCGTTCCGTTAATTGGAAAATATGAGGTGGATCGCGCTGAAGAACTGATTACAAATACTTTAAATAATCTACCTTCACACAAAGCTAGTTACCTTATTTTAGATTTAACTGGTCTTGATAAAGATATTAGCGAGCATACAGCAAGCTTAATAGAAAAGATCGGCTCTGCTTCGTCGTTAATTGGTTCTAAAACAATATTAGTTGGAATTAATCCAGAATTAAGTTTGATCATCTCTCAGTCAGGAATGAATTTCTCACAGTTTGATTGCTTTCAATCATTACAACATGGGATACATTTTGCGCTAGGGCAAATGGGGAGAAGGATTCTATAA
- a CDS encoding PQQ-dependent sugar dehydrogenase yields MIHTKQIREKVVELPTTARPLLNPDDVWVPEGYKVEVVAAGLSFPTGMGFADDGTLYILEGGSTWPTRPALPPRILSLTPSGELDVFAVETLGGPRGVTYHEGYIYVTCKGGYLARVVRYDVKTKKREVLIEKIPSGGWHEPGGPVFSPKDGLMYFANGSVSQNGVCLPAGFTVDLAKHPEAHDIPGDDITLTGHNVTSRNPLMPFPFLTETGAFKPFGTPAKKGEKIKGELWCSTGLWRSKPDGSEPELLAWGLRNPYGLAFNEEGELYASDNCLEEKGERAIAGDPDRIWHIRNAMTSHGSVKKPDWYGFPDMRADGVPVWDEKCKPTKGKAAEQLIENSPEWAGPPVYLEKPHSAMTKMDFSRSDDFGYRGELFVTEWGTYAPLNSPHEKDLNNGFQVVRVDVKTGTSEVFMKNKQLGAASAHQSGGIERPVDCKFHPDGKSLYILDFGHSPVTEGYIHAYGHTGALWKITKEE; encoded by the coding sequence ATGATACATACTAAGCAAATTCGGGAGAAGGTTGTCGAGCTGCCGACAACTGCCAGACCGTTGTTGAATCCAGATGATGTCTGGGTACCTGAGGGTTATAAAGTTGAGGTCGTGGCAGCGGGCTTATCTTTTCCGACTGGGATGGGATTTGCAGATGATGGAACACTTTATATTTTAGAAGGTGGAAGTACATGGCCAACACGTCCAGCGTTACCACCTAGAATTCTTAGTTTAACACCCTCTGGAGAGCTAGATGTATTTGCTGTAGAAACATTAGGTGGACCAAGAGGAGTTACCTATCACGAAGGTTATATCTATGTAACATGTAAAGGTGGATACCTTGCAAGAGTAGTCCGTTATGATGTGAAAACAAAGAAAAGAGAAGTGTTAATTGAAAAGATACCTAGTGGTGGTTGGCACGAACCAGGCGGACCCGTATTTAGTCCTAAGGACGGTTTAATGTACTTTGCCAATGGCTCTGTTTCACAAAATGGCGTATGTTTGCCGGCTGGATTTACAGTGGACCTAGCAAAGCATCCAGAGGCTCATGATATACCTGGGGATGACATTACTCTTACTGGTCATAACGTAACGTCTAGAAACCCACTCATGCCATTTCCTTTTTTAACAGAAACGGGAGCATTTAAACCGTTTGGAACACCTGCAAAAAAGGGTGAAAAAATTAAGGGAGAACTTTGGTGTTCAACCGGACTTTGGCGATCAAAGCCGGATGGAAGCGAGCCTGAACTATTAGCATGGGGATTAAGGAATCCTTATGGTTTAGCATTTAATGAAGAGGGTGAGCTGTACGCATCTGATAACTGTTTAGAGGAAAAAGGAGAAAGAGCTATTGCAGGTGATCCTGATCGAATTTGGCATATTCGCAATGCTATGACTTCCCATGGATCTGTAAAAAAACCGGATTGGTATGGATTCCCTGATATGAGAGCAGATGGAGTTCCTGTATGGGATGAAAAATGTAAACCTACGAAGGGGAAAGCGGCAGAGCAATTAATTGAAAATTCGCCTGAATGGGCTGGTCCTCCTGTTTATCTTGAGAAACCCCATTCTGCAATGACGAAGATGGATTTTAGCCGTTCAGACGATTTTGGGTATCGCGGAGAACTATTTGTAACCGAATGGGGTACATATGCACCGTTAAATTCACCTCACGAGAAAGATCTTAACAACGGTTTTCAAGTTGTAAGGGTTGATGTTAAAACGGGAACATCAGAAGTCTTTATGAAAAATAAGCAACTTGGTGCAGCATCAGCACATCAATCAGGTGGAATAGAGCGACCTGTTGATTGTAAATTTCATCCAGACGGAAAGAGTTTATATATTTTAGATTTTGGTCACTCTCCTGTTACAGAAGGATATATCCATGCCTATGGTCATACAGGTGCGTTGTGGAAAATTACAAAAGAAGAATAA
- a CDS encoding YqcI/YcgG family protein, translating to MELIEKKSLNIDDLQPWKKDALEKFEAKMVDKEKKFPCIPATQGHSLNHLRYGFVGDPRDVSSSEELASLLSAYTNQSKNYGKYTSLIIFYETPADLSETSVEQFEQIFWKQLSWASEFDSIEWPETIPVDPHDSAWEFCFHGEKYFMYCATPAHQNRQSRYFPYFMLAITPRWVLEKFNSSPKLAQKIKNNIRERMTNYDSISIHPDLNSYGKEDNFEWKQYYLHDDDSALSKCPFHRILKKREK from the coding sequence ATGGAACTAATTGAAAAGAAATCATTGAATATAGATGATCTACAGCCTTGGAAGAAAGACGCGTTGGAAAAGTTTGAGGCAAAAATGGTGGATAAAGAAAAAAAGTTCCCGTGTATACCGGCAACTCAAGGTCATTCATTAAATCATTTACGATACGGCTTTGTAGGAGATCCTAGAGACGTTTCATCTTCTGAAGAACTCGCTAGCTTGCTATCAGCTTATACCAATCAATCAAAAAATTATGGTAAATATACATCTCTCATTATCTTTTATGAAACGCCAGCCGATTTATCCGAAACTAGTGTTGAACAATTTGAGCAAATATTTTGGAAGCAATTAAGTTGGGCAAGTGAGTTTGATTCCATTGAATGGCCGGAAACTATTCCTGTTGATCCACATGATTCAGCATGGGAATTTTGTTTTCATGGTGAAAAGTACTTTATGTATTGCGCTACTCCAGCCCATCAAAATCGCCAAAGTCGATATTTTCCGTATTTTATGCTTGCTATTACGCCAAGGTGGGTACTTGAGAAATTTAATTCTTCCCCTAAGCTGGCACAAAAAATAAAAAATAATATTAGAGAAAGAATGACAAATTACGATTCTATTTCAATCCACCCTGACTTAAACAGCTATGGTAAAGAAGATAATTTTGAATGGAAGCAGTATTATCTCCATGATGATGATTCAGCTTTATCCAAATGCCCCTTTCACCGAATACTTAAGAAGAGGGAAAAATAG
- a CDS encoding cysteine hydrolase family protein: MNIIENQPALLVLDVQKGFDDPYWGKRNNLEAENNILTLLTEWRKRNWTVIYSQHLSLEPQSPFHYKNPEGTEFKDSTKPLSGEVIMQKNVNSAFIGTQLETYLKTNQIKTVVITGLSTQHCVSTTTRMSGNLGFTTFLVSDATAAYEVTDHNGTYYTPEDIHQTELATLHKEFATIVKTSDVLNQLK, translated from the coding sequence ATGAACATCATTGAAAATCAACCAGCACTTCTTGTACTAGATGTACAAAAAGGATTTGATGATCCTTATTGGGGTAAACGAAACAACCTAGAAGCTGAAAACAATATTTTAACGCTGTTAACAGAGTGGAGAAAACGTAACTGGACAGTCATCTATTCGCAACACTTATCATTGGAGCCACAATCTCCTTTTCATTATAAAAATCCCGAGGGAACAGAGTTTAAAGACAGCACTAAGCCTTTATCAGGTGAAGTAATTATGCAAAAAAATGTTAACAGTGCCTTTATTGGTACACAGTTAGAAACCTATTTAAAGACAAATCAAATCAAAACGGTTGTGATCACCGGTTTATCTACACAACATTGCGTTTCAACAACAACACGTATGAGCGGAAACCTCGGATTTACAACCTTTCTTGTTTCAGATGCTACGGCAGCATATGAAGTTACCGATCATAATGGTACATATTATACTCCCGAAGATATTCATCAAACAGAACTGGCAACCTTACATAAGGAATTTGCAACTATTGTTAAAACGAGCGATGTATTAAATCAGCTAAAGTAA
- a CDS encoding DMT family transporter: MVIINYVFMCMIFGTTFLAIKIGVDSGLPPFLSGGIRFFIAGFLLFLIMAVKEKNIMRLLVRKELFLSGVGLTFGTFATLYWAEQYVTSGIAAVLSATGPMLIIVIQSIILRHKVRRTSIVGCVIGVIGVFFLILPSFSLEVNSYWIIGCFAIILGEVFYASGTIYTKSVSKNFEGIHPVVLNAVQMMYGGILLFILGLLTEEISVQTIIQPASLFSLFYLIVIGSMVGHSLFYWLVVKTDPVFPSTWLYISPFIAVVVGVLFYDEFFSWLTGVGAVTICIGMILINYETLKERVIAQRNKYIKV; the protein is encoded by the coding sequence ATGGTTATTATTAATTATGTTTTTATGTGTATGATTTTTGGAACGACTTTTTTAGCGATAAAAATAGGAGTAGATTCAGGGTTACCCCCTTTTTTATCGGGGGGAATTCGCTTTTTTATTGCAGGCTTCCTATTGTTTTTGATTATGGCTGTTAAAGAGAAGAACATCATGCGTTTATTAGTCAGAAAGGAACTTTTTTTATCAGGGGTAGGTTTGACATTTGGGACATTTGCAACATTATATTGGGCAGAACAGTATGTAACATCCGGAATAGCGGCGGTTTTATCAGCGACCGGTCCGATGTTGATCATTGTGATTCAAAGCATCATCTTAAGACACAAAGTTAGAAGAACATCGATTGTTGGATGTGTGATCGGTGTAATAGGAGTTTTTTTTCTTATATTGCCAAGTTTTTCACTTGAGGTGAATTCCTATTGGATCATTGGTTGTTTTGCCATTATTCTTGGAGAGGTTTTTTATGCTTCAGGTACAATCTATACAAAGAGTGTGTCGAAAAACTTTGAAGGAATTCATCCAGTTGTTTTGAATGCGGTTCAGATGATGTATGGGGGAATTTTATTATTTATTTTGGGATTATTAACAGAGGAAATTTCTGTGCAAACAATCATACAACCAGCCTCACTTTTTTCTCTTTTTTATTTAATTGTAATCGGCTCAATGGTTGGTCATAGTTTATTTTATTGGCTGGTAGTTAAGACAGATCCGGTTTTCCCGTCAACCTGGCTTTATATTTCACCTTTTATTGCGGTTGTTGTAGGAGTTCTTTTTTATGATGAGTTTTTTTCTTGGTTAACAGGAGTAGGGGCTGTCACTATTTGTATAGGGATGATTCTTATCAATTATGAAACTTTAAAAGAGCGAGTGATTGCACAAAGGAACAAATATATTAAGGTTTAG
- a CDS encoding winged helix-turn-helix domain-containing protein: MAKAVQNEQLLYKQIYHYVVNQIERKEWKTHDKLPSVRSLATEFNVHRLTVLKAYQLLKNEAKIYVKDKSGYYVQPQITKDYEYSENPIIAAYTQKNHLSEIHRAPVTYNFSQALIDPNLLPNHFFQTM; the protein is encoded by the coding sequence TTGGCAAAAGCTGTGCAAAATGAACAATTATTATATAAACAGATCTATCACTATGTAGTGAATCAAATAGAGCGGAAAGAATGGAAAACGCACGACAAACTTCCCTCCGTCCGCAGCCTAGCCACTGAATTCAACGTTCACAGACTCACAGTATTAAAAGCCTATCAATTACTAAAAAATGAAGCGAAAATATATGTTAAGGATAAGTCAGGTTATTATGTGCAACCACAAATAACTAAAGACTATGAATATAGTGAAAATCCTATCATTGCTGCTTATACACAAAAAAATCACCTATCAGAAATTCATAGAGCACCTGTTACCTATAATTTTTCTCAAGCATTAATCGACCCGAATCTTTTACCAAATCATTTTTTTCAGACTATGTGA